CTGTATATGGGTCTATTTTGTAGCACCCTTCTTTATAGATGAATAGGTTTCCGCGAAATGATATCACATGAAATTTATCAGATACGTATTTGGCTATCCTGTCGTAGAAAGGTTTGATCGTAATATTACCGGCCTCACTTTCTGACATTTGATAAAGGTCATTGAATTCGCTGTCTATGTCAAACGTACATGCGCCAGCTTTTGATTCAGCCTTCTGTTTATTCGAAAGCTCTTTCTTTTTGGCTTTGATAGTGCCGGCATATCCACTTCTGAAAATCTTATTCATTTGGTGATTCTTTCCCTTCGGAATATCGAAATAATCAATGACCTTACATTCTATGAACAGTTCCATTTCCTGTACGTTTCCCTCTTTTGACAGCACTATTGAATTTACAAAATCGATTGCCTGTAGGATTCTATCTTCTAACTCCGCCTTCGGTGTTATCTGAAAAAGTTCTTCAACACATTGGCTGTAATTAAATTCATTTTGTGCCGCCCTGATCTGAGTTGAAATTTCATTTAAAAGCCTGACTAAGTTGTCTTTTGGAACTGGGCAATCGAGTTTATCGTTTTCGTCCTCAACAAATTGAACCATTGCGTCAATATCATTCATTTTCACGGCTTCATATGCGATTTCAGTGATGTCCTTATAATTAGAAGGAGGATTAATTCCTGCCAAGGTTAATCCCCTCCTGCTTTGCTACCAACAGAGTTAGCGTATAACCTAAGATCGGAAGCCGATTACCTTCCTGTATCTCACTTTTCTTGCAACATCCTCTGTCCACCGCATAATAAACCAGCGCACTTCTTGGTATCGGATCATCCTCTGGTATCATTCCGTGTTCCTTCGCATACATCCATACTTTAAACACGGTTTCCCCGTCTTGTGCATTTACACCGAAAAACCGGCCTCCATGTGGTCTGCCTGCCCTTTCACAAGACGCAATACCCGCAAGCATACACAGGTATGAAAATGCGTTATGACATACACTATGCCGCCAGCAATGCATTAAACCATTTGAGACTTTGCAATTGTGCCCGGTTTCAGATCCATGTATCACAGATGGCATAGGGATATACCGCCCTCTCGTGTCACTAACTCCAGATACATCGGTAATATCAAGATCCCATAGGGCGCTCTTTTTACCTCCGATATTTTTACCAGTATACTTTTCCCGTTTAAGTTCCCGGATTGTTGCATCAACCTCTAACTTCTTCATTTCAGCATACCGCGCTGTATAGACTTCCGGTAGCTCTTCGAAAGTTATTGTATTGATCGGGAGTTCATTGTTTAGCGTATATCTTCCTGCGTATGGTTTTTCACAATCAGGCATCCGGTTTATTTCTTCTTCGGAGCACGGCACATATGATCCTGGAGCAAGAACATACTGCCAAACCGATCGGACTTCTCCGGCATCCTTAGTCGGGATATTTCGTTTTGCAGTTCCATCTATGGCAAAAAAATAATTATGCCTTCCAATTCTCTTCCTGGAGGTTACTTGCAAGGTTGGCTTAATTTCCGGGACTTGTGCGAGATCATCGACATCGACGATGCAAAGGGGATCTTTAGCAGTTGCACAGATTGCTATATTGTGCCCTCTTCTCATCCAGTAAAGAGCTTCAGTTATGGTTTTTCTGTTGTTTTTCCAGCTTATCCCTTGCTTCGGCTCCTTTCCTCCGATCTCAAGTACAAAATAGAAAGGATTGTACCCTCTTGGCGCATATTTCATTAACCTAGTATGAAACTTTAACAATTCTTCCGGGTTTGTTTTAGTATCAGGAAGTGCCATATTTAGCCCCTCCTAGTCTGCTTCCACTCTTCCCACGAAACTTCAGGTTCTTCCAGTTCCAAATCAAAATTAGTCACTGGCAAGCTTTGAAAAACATTACCGGAAATATTGATATAGGCAGAAGGGTTTATAAACTCAGAAGTTAATTTATATTTTGAAGTCAGAACATTTGCTTGTTCCGGAAGCCTGGAACCTTCCGGACTATCGTTTTTAATCAATATTCTCAGCTCCTGCTGTTTGCATTATTCGTTTTGCGATAGCTCGATCCATTGGATCAGTACTCTTCCTCATGTGCTCTAAAATTTCAAGATGGTTGGTGCAAGTTTGTTTCGCCCATGTGGAAAAACATTTATCATTAGATATCGTAGTTTTCATGCGGACACTTCTTCTTTAAGTTGGTTGGTGTTGCGCTCCCAGTTCCTTCAGAGTCTTGGCGGGCCTGTGGAACTGGGGTTATTCTTAAGCTCTGGTCGGACAACATTTCGATACACAATACGTCACTCTTTTCTAACTTCATGTTTCTAATCCAGTCTGTCGGAATTGGCAACATGTATGTATATCGAACTTTCTGTATTTTTCTTAATCCAAAGTTAAACATAATGTTTTAACCTCAACCATAACCTAAGTGAAGATCCTATAAATATTTATTTAGTTATTAATAACCTAGGTTATTAATAACCAGTAAACATAGCCGGAATAATTAACATGTATTTTAAACTATGTTTAAATACCCAGACAACATACTATATTTTATGACAAAAAGAATGACAAAAAGAAAAGGAGAACATTTGAAACATAGAGAAGTCAAGTCCAGTATAATTGAATGTATTTTAGAAAGAAATGAAGAGGTTCCTGAGCCGGATATCAGAATCTATTTAAAGAAAAAACATAACGTTGAAGATCAAAGTACAATCAATAAGCATCTCCACGATTTGCAAAAACTTGACTGCATAGAATTAATTCCTCCTGTAAAAAACGGCCTTCGTAACAAATGGAATATAACGACGATTAAGAACTTGAAAAATATTAGACATGGATTTTCCGAACTACGTTTGAACAATTATGAAAAAGCTATTAATATCATCCTGCGGGAACTTGAGTATTTTGATAATAGTCCAGACTGGTTAATTTATCATGTGAAGTTTTATTTGTCTGCTTCCTTTTTCAATACATGCATAGAAACTGGTAAAAGGCCACTTGAAACCGCAGTTGTAAAACTCTACAGAAACAGCATAGATGCTCCCAGACAACAACGCGTTGATGATCTGTTGAAAAAGTGCTACATCTCTTGTACAAAGCATTATCCTGATTTCAAAGCTCCAGAAGAAGAATTTATAGGTGTAATGTATACACTTCGCTTTGAACCAGTATTATCTTCCCTTCCACTAATATTCGAATTATTTAAAGAACATGTACCCGGATTGCCTGAAGAAATCCCTCTGCAAATATTCCAAACACAGTTATCCGGAACAGTAGAAATACCAGAGAAGATACCGGAAGAAATAGACGATGAGGATCTTGTAAAATATGTGCTTAATACGCTACACTTGATTAGGAAGCAATGGAAGGATTTTGAGTCTACACATGACGATTTACTTTTCGAACATTTCTTGAATCATGATATATTAATTGGTGCCGATTCCGATGACCAACTATATTTTGTGAAGAAATCAAAAGAGAACCACGTTTTGCCCAGAGGATCTACAGAACCATCTCAAATAATCATGAAAGAAGCGGAATTAGCTGATTTGAAGCTAGCCAGTGAAATGATATTTAAATATAAGCAACCATCGAGATTTAGTCTTAATACTGTAGATGAGATATATCAAGCAGTACTGGATTACTATAGTCGCTGGCAAGTACGACTATAATTGGCACAACTTTAGAAGTTCTGATAGGATATAACATCCCGAGAGAAAAGGACGTGCTCCATGTTTTAAAGATTTCATCACAATAAGCAAAGATTATCAGCCACTTATAATTATACTAAAAAATGAGTGAAAGTTTGGTTGAGAAAGTTATTTCCCACTTTTTAGCATCTTCTCCTTCAGCTTGGAGATTTCTTCAAGCCCTTGTCTATATGCATCCTTCATTTCTCTAAGTTCTTCTAAGTCCGCAAATTGGATATAATCATTTCTTATGGATTCTACCGTTGTTGTAGCTTCTCTAGATAAAGGCAATCCACATTTAAGACAGAACCTTGCATTTACAGGAGTTAGCTCATGGCACCTGGGACACACTCCAGGCTTCAAGAATTCAGTATCATCTTCATTTGTTTTAATGCCATACATTTTCAAAACAGCGTCGTCCATATTTTTTCCACTCAAATGAACGTATGTAGCTGGTTGGGTCGATGTAGGAGACCAACCTAAATACATCTTGAGCTGTTGTTCTGTAAAATTTGTAGCTAGGTGAGTTGCTCTATCGTGGCGGAAGGAATGAGGATTGACTTTTTTCTCTATTCCTGCTTTTTCCCCACATCGATTGAATACATTAACAAGCCCGGTAACTGACATGAGTCCAGCGTTTTTATCCAATGTACACCATAAAGGTGCATCCCTCTCATCCTTTCTAGGGTGATCATCTATCCATTCCCGTAGGTATGGAGCAGAGAAAACCAATCTAACCCTCCTAGCTCCTGTCTTACCTTCTGGGAAGGTAATCACAGCCCCATACTCATCAAGCTCTACGTTTTTGAGCTTAACAGAAAGCTGTTCCCCTCTTCTGGCGCCAGACTCATAAAAACAAGCTATGATGGCTCTGTCCCGACTATTGCTACCTGCTTCAATCATTTTTACAATATCTTCTTTACACTTAATATCTTCAGGAAGCTTCTTTCCTTTGAGTCTCTT
The Methanosarcina thermophila TM-1 genome window above contains:
- a CDS encoding bifunctional DNA primase/polymerase; this encodes MKYAPRGYNPFYFVLEIGGKEPKQGISWKNNRKTITEALYWMRRGHNIAICATAKDPLCIVDVDDLAQVPEIKPTLQVTSRKRIGRHNYFFAIDGTAKRNIPTKDAGEVRSVWQYVLAPGSYVPCSEEEINRMPDCEKPYAGRYTLNNELPINTITFEELPEVYTARYAEMKKLEVDATIRELKREKYTGKNIGGKKSALWDLDITDVSGVSDTRGRYIPMPSVIHGSETGHNCKVSNGLMHCWRHSVCHNAFSYLCMLAGIASCERAGRPHGGRFFGVNAQDGETVFKVWMYAKEHGMIPEDDPIPRSALVYYAVDRGCCKKSEIQEGNRLPILGYTLTLLVAKQEGINLGRN
- a CDS encoding tyrosine-type recombinase/integrase, which codes for MFKLVDAENFLKSEELSECNREILSKYFRYLRHEGNSERTALNHMENMIWVAKALHECDLGKLTEDDLYLFFDALENYTYTDRAGKIKKYSEPTKETRKVSLKKFLKWNKNYELHEKIKCKRLKGKKLPEDIKCKEDIVKMIEAGSNSRDRAIIACFYESGARRGEQLSVKLKNVELDEYGAVITFPEGKTGARRVRLVFSAPYLREWIDDHPRKDERDAPLWCTLDKNAGLMSVTGLVNVFNRCGEKAGIEKKVNPHSFRHDRATHLATNFTEQQLKMYLGWSPTSTQPATYVHLSGKNMDDAVLKMYGIKTNEDDTEFLKPGVCPRCHELTPVNARFCLKCGLPLSREATTTVESIRNDYIQFADLEELREMKDAYRQGLEEISKLKEKMLKSGK